The genome window CAGGCACTTCTTGCAGCAAAGGCAGGGGCAAGCTATGTAAGTCCTTTTGTCGGCCGCCTGGATGACATCAGCCACCATGGCATGGACATTGTTGAGGAGATCCTGGATATCTACGCAAACTATCTCTTCGAGACCGAGGTGATCGTTGCATCAGTGCGGAACCCGCTCCATGTGCTTGATGCAGCCCGCATGGGAGCACATATTGCGACCATCCCCTATTCTGTAATAACCCAGCTGATAAAGCATCCCCTGACCGAGATCGGGCTCGAAAAATTTCTGAAAGACTGGGAAAAAGTCCCGAAGAAACCGACAAAGAAGAAGTAGAGGTTCATGCCTTATGCCGATCTATGAATATCGATGCAATGTATGCGGCGAGGATTTTGAGAAGATCGTCTTTGGCAACAGGGAAGTTATCTGTCCCAAATGCTCATCCGGCGATGTGAAGAAAAAAATGTCTGCCTTCGGCATGAGCGGTGTAGA of Nitrospirota bacterium contains these proteins:
- a CDS encoding zinc ribbon domain-containing protein — its product is MPIYEYRCNVCGEDFEKIVFGNREVICPKCSSGDVKKKMSAFGMSGVEKPFAGSSSAGCSSCSKGSCSSCH